The Vicia villosa cultivar HV-30 ecotype Madison, WI linkage group LG1, Vvil1.0, whole genome shotgun sequence genome includes a region encoding these proteins:
- the LOC131656277 gene encoding uncharacterized protein LOC131656277, which yields MSVLVNGSPTKEFVVERGLRQGDPLSPFLFVIVAEELKIMVNKAVVNGDFVGCFVNNKCFIDVLQFADGTLLVGDGSWKHLWAIKVVFRGFDMVSDLGINFNKSKLIGININSRFMEVATSFLACKREGEGLYFSRMLKARYDDIKLRMVVEGGRHDNYSSKFNVSVACMAAWIEGDWKWNDLGISHVPADLKTQEEALRVLLQHRCPTAANTASNDLLDRVVWLRQGHDSFSVSSCYSAIGIYSLKHGPPNRFDFVYPLIWKVEVPLKIKAFGGRCFKYRIPMKDLLLHRGIISPTSNLGCVFCDDSVESPLHLFLYFRKAGEVWKEMACWIGLSNYKEVNFKEFLEME from the exons ATGTCGGTTTTAGTTAACGGAAGTCCAACTAAAGAGTTTGTGGTTGAGAGGGGGCTTCGCCAAGGTGATCCTTTATCTCCTTTCCTTTTCGTTATTGTTGCGGAAGAGCTTAAAATAATGGTGAACAAGGCGGTGGTTAATGGGGACTTTGTAGGTTGTTTTGTGAACAATAAATGTTTTATCGATGTTCTCCAATTCGCGGACGGCACTTTATTGGTTGGCGATGGTAGTTGGAAACACTTGTGGGCGATTAAAGTGGTGTTCAGAGGTTTTGATATGGTGTCGGACCTTGGTATAAATTTCAACAAGAGTAAGCTCATTGGGATTAACATAAATTCTCGTTTCATGGAAGTGGCCACATCTTTCCTTGCTTGTAAAAGGGAAGGAGAAGGACTTTATTTTTCTCG AATGCTCAAGGCTCGCTACGACGACATTAAGCTTCGGATGGTGGTTGAAGGAGGAAGGCACGACAATTATAGTTCGAAATTC AATGTTTCTGTAGCTTGTATGGCAGCTTGGATTGAGGGAGATTGGAAGTGGAATGATCTCGGTATTTCTCATGTGCCGGCGGACTTGAAGACGCAAGAGGAGGCTTTACGGGTACTATTGCAGCACCGCTGCCCCACAGCTGCTAATACGGCCAGCAACGACCTTCTTGATCGGGTCGTTTGGCTTCGACAAGGTCACGATTCGTTCTCAGTCTCTTCTTGCTATTCGGCCATTGGTATCTACTCTTTGAAGCATGGTCCTCCAAACCGTTTTGATTTCGTTTATCCTCTCATTTGGAAGGTTGAAGTTCCGCTTAAAATCAAAGCCTTCGGGGGGAGATGCTTTAAGTATAGGATTCCGATGAAGGATTTGCTTCTTCATCGAGGTATTATCTCTCCTACTTCTAATCTTGGATGTGTTTTTTGTGATGATTCCGTTGAGTCTCCTCTCCATCTTTTCTTGTATTTTCGTAAGGCGGGTGAGGTTTGGAAGGAAATGGCGTGTTGGATCGGTTTGTCTAACTATAAAGAAGTGAATTTTAAAGAGTTTTTGGAGATGGAGTAA